The genomic region CAATTCACAAAGCCTGCCGATCAGGTTACCGTCGTCGATGACGGCAGCCATTTGAATGTCAAAGTCGCTGACAAGCCGGTGCTGACCTACAATCACGCCATCGTCAAGGCTCCGAAACGGGATGAGTCTTACTACGACAAGAGTGGCTACATTCATCCGCTCTATACGCCCTCCGGCAAAGTGATTACCGATGACTTCAACCCCGATCATGCCCACCAGCACGGCATCATGTTCTCCTGGCGAAAGATCCTCTTCGAAGGGCGGGAGAACAACGGTTGGGACCAGAAGTCCAAACTGGGCAAAGTCGCTCACAGCCAGGTCAATTCATTCACCGGCGGTCCTGTGTTCGGCGAAATTGATACTTCCATCGAACACATCGACCTCACAAAAAAGACCGGCCCCGTGACGATGCTCAACGAAAACTGGAAGGTCCGCGTCTATGCGCTGGAGAAACAGTTCCTGTTTGATATCGTTTCTGTGCAGAAGTGTGCGACCGAAAAACCGGTCACCATTGATAAGATCCATTACGGCGGCATGACCATTCGTGGACACGCCGACTGGCATACGAATCATGGCTACGATTATCTGACCAGCGAAGGCAAGAACAAGACCAACGGCAACCAGTCGCGGCCACACTGGGTCGAGATGTATGGTCCTCTGGGCGACGAAACCGCCGGGGTGGCGATTTTCAGTGCACCGACCAATTTCCGGTCGCCGCAACCGGTGCGACTGCATCCCACGATGCCTTATTTCTGTTTCGCGGTCGCTTCGCTCGATCCCTTTGATATCCAGTCGGGCCAACCCTATGTCTCACGCTATCGGTTCTACGTGCATGACGGTAAGCCCAGCCAGGAAGTGGATCAACGCTTATGGACTGACCTGGCCGAGCCGCCTGAGGTCAAAGTGATCAGCGGTCCTTAATATTGTTGATCCCATCACGCGCATAAAAAACTGGCCCGAACAGGGATTCGGGCCAGTGACGTGACTGAAGTCAGATTGTGACTACTTGATCGACTTGATCATGTTTTCAATCTCTTCTGCGTTGTATTTGTCAGACGCGATCTGCAGGAACAGGAATGTCGCTCCGGTTTTACCCGGGAAGACACCCATGACCTGGTGAAACCTCTTGTCGTTCTTATCCGTGCCTTCGGCGAACGTAAATTCGACTTTTTCACCGTTGATTTCGAATTCTTTCTGTTCCGTTTTATCGATCTTCAGTTCCCGCTGGTTCTGATTCTGTTGTTTCAGGTTTTGACGGAACTCTTGGTTCATGTCGACCATGCCATCGTTTGGCATACCGAAACTCATCAACACCAGGCCGCCATCTTTCTCTTTTTCCTCGTAGATCGCCATCAGGATCTTTTTGCCGATCACATCCGCCGACATGCCCATCTGGGGAACGAAATATTCGGGAATGTTGATCGTGGCAATCTCATTCTGGATTTCGGTGATCTCCTGTTTGTTCTCGGTGACCTTGGCTTTCACATTGCGTACGGCATAAAAGATACCGCCGCAGCAGAGCAACATGCCGATGCCCCCGAGCGCCAGCAGGATGAGCAGAATCTTGACCCCGGAGCTCATCCCCGGTTTGGGGGGAGCCGAATATTCTTCCGGTTTGAATTGATCATCGTCTGCGTAAAAATTGTCATCGGACATCGTCGCTTATCCTTTATTCCGGCTGGCGGAGCGAAAACTGTGTCGAAAACAGGCGATATCGAGGGAATACCACAAGGGGGTGACCGCCTGATGACCGTCAGTCTATAACGAATCGGGCAGGGAAACGAGCGAAATTCAAATCCGGATCACAAAAATCGGGAGAATTATTCCCAGTCCTCGGCTTCCTGTGCCGCCAGACGACGCTCTTCGTCACGCCACTGTTTCTGCAGCTTACGACGTTCGCGCTTGCTCAACCCTTTCAGCTGTTCCGGATCATGATTCAGGTCGACGCGCGTTTTCTTTTTGACCGTCTTAGACCGTTTGCTCGAAGTGGGCTGCTGTTCTGACGGTTGCTCGCCTTGAGACTCCGGTTCGGAAGTTTCATCGACCGTTTCCGATTCTGGTTCAGGATCGGGCTGTTTCACGGCCTTTTTCTGCGCTGCTTTCTGGGCCGCTTTTTCGGCTGCTGCCTGTTTCGCAGCTTCCTTTTCAGCCACTTTCTGTGCGGCCTTTTCTTCCGCAGCTGCTTTGGCTGCCTGTTTCTTCTCAGCTGCAGCGGCCGCCTGTTCCTCTTTCAGTTTCGCTTTTTCTGTGCGTTCCTGTTCCAGACGTACTTTCTCGGCCTGTTTCTGTTCTGCCCGTTCTTTCTGTTGTTGTTCTTTTTCCTGCAGACGTGCTTTCCGCTGCAGAGCCCGGGCAACCCGTTTCGCTTTGCCGCGAATACGACGTCGATACAGATATCCCTTCGCCGCATGCTTGAAGCGGGAAGGAGCCTTCTCGGGCAGATCCACGGAATGATACAGCAGATGATGTGTATGCAGCAGCAGGCTGGTAAACAGACACCAGTGAGCGAAGTAAAACAGCCCCGCGTCGATCATGTGATGCCAGGCCTCGCCCGGAATCAGGTTATCGGTAAACTGGAAGGTCAGACTCAAAACATAAGTGGCCCCTGCCACAATCAGCAGGTTTAGCCCCGCCCGGTCGCCACGCATTTCCAGGTACGCCATTAACGCCACCGTACACCCGAACGCCAGGGCTGGTGCCAGCCAGGCCAGCAGACCCGTATGTGGTCCCCAGTCAAACAACCGCAGTTCAATCACAGTCTGAGCCCAGACGGTGTGCAGCTGTGTCGTCAGGCACAGTGCGAGTAGAAACAGACCGCAGGCAATCCATTTCCAGAGCCGGTATCGTCCGGAGAAATCATGCAGGCTTTGAGTCCGCAGGGATGCGATCAGCAATGCCAGCTGCCCGGTCATGAACAAGAGGCCGCCTCCCAGTACGGGGAGCAGGGGACTCTGTTTCAGTGACAGCAAGCCAGAGAGCGTTTTTCCTTCCGGCGGAAGTTCTGCCCGATAAAAGTCAGCCGCGATCAGCCCGGAAAAACAGAGCAGTACCGGCAGGTAATAGAGCGCAAGCTTCCAGCGACGCGGAAAGATCAGTGTCCGTAGCGGATACTGTCCCGCAGCGAAACGATGCGTGCGCGCAAGTCGAGGGGAATCTGAATCGTCATTCGCGTTATCGAGCGATTCAGAACATTCCGACGCCAGTCTGCGGCGTCGGCGTTCATCCATGGAACGAGAGCCGGCAAATCCAGTAGACATTGATGCTCTTTGTGATCCTTCAACGAGATCTTTGTCGTCTATTACAAGAACAGTGTTGTTGAGAACGATGAGTCACTAAGAGTGACAACGGTCGGCAGAGGCAGTAATCAATCCTTTGATCGCCAGATCCCCGACATGACCGCATCGATGGTGACTCCATTTTCATCGGTATTCACGAAATTCCGGCACGAGTTCAGATTTGTAAAACACCGACTGTTGCAGGTGATACTGAAAGCAAATGCCGTGCGTCCGTTTTTATCGCCAGCCGTTTCCTGATGCGAAAACTCTTCCCGAAACCCCCAGATTACCGCAGTTCTTTCAGAAGGGGGTTTTCACTGGTGTCATGGGGCGGGGAAGATCTGAATCAGGGTAAATACTGATATGGAAATGGTTTAAAAATGTCCGAGTTTCTCGGTGCTGTTTAGTCCTCAGCCCATTCCACAACAGATATAATGAGGCATCCGCCTCACCAACTTTGCGATTTTTAATAAACGGAGTGAATGAAAATGCTGTTCAACTGGAAATCAGGTCTGTTGTTCTGCCTGTTACTGATATCACTGTCTGCCGTGTCAGCTGCTGAAGTTCCCACTGCTGCGATCTCTTCTGAGGCGGGCATCGTGATTCGACTGAAGCAGCCTCAGGCAACATTACAGAGGATGACCCAGCTCACGAGTCAGGTCGACGAAGCCATCAGTGGTCTGCTGGCTGCCAACGTGCGAACCGTCGTGGGGCGTTCACTCTCAAATCCGACCTGGGAAGGCGTCGACCCGGCACGGACGATCAGCATTGGCGTCTTTCTGCATGCCGAACAGGATCCGGGCTTGCTCTTCATTGTTCCTGTGAATGACGCCGCTGCCTGCAAAGACGCACTGGGTGAAAAATATCACTCGGCTTTGCAGGAGAAATGGCTGATTTACAGCGAAGACCAGCAACTCGTCGAACAGGCACAGGCCAGTCTCAAGCAGTCGGATCAGTCGTTCGAATCTCAACTCAGCCCGGCTGCGAAAGGTCTGTTTGATTCCGGTGATCTCTCGGTGTATCTTAATCTAAAGAAGATGGTCCAGATCTATCAGGCTCAGCTCAAACGGGCCGAGGGACAGGTCGATCGCAGACTGACTGAACTCGCCAAAACCATGAACGCGGCGCCCGGCGTCAATGCAAAACCGATTCTCGGTCTCTACTCGACGCTGGCGAAAGGCTCCCTGCAGGCCGTCAAAGATTCGCACGCTTATACCACCACATTTCAGTTTTCGGAGCAGGGGGTCGGCCTGTCAAGCCTGTTTGAGGTCAAACCCGATTCCGAAACCGATCAACTGTTTCAGTCCAATCCGCCTCAGCCGTTAAATCAGCTGGGACATTTTCCCGCACATCAACTGGCTTACATCGCTGGTGCCGGCAATGCGGATGCGCTGATTACCTGGGGTATGAACATGACCGCCCAGATGTTTGATGAAACACAGCAGAACGCCGAAGCCAAAGAGAAGTTCACGGAGATCGTCAAAGAAATCCGCAGCCTCAAGTTCGGCAGTTACTACTTTTCCTTCGAACTGGGCAAACTCGCAGATGGCGTGATGCATGCCTACACGGTTTCCGAAGTCACTCCGTCGGACAAGCTGCGGACTCTGACGCATCAGATGATGCAGATCATGCAGAATATCTCACTGCCCGGCATCAAGCAGGAAATCACTTTTAAGCCCGATGCAGAACAGGCAGGTGGTATCCCCGTTGACCTGACTGTCATCAAGCAGGAACTCGATCCGGCGTCCGATCCGCTGCAGATCCAGAAGCGGATGCTCGAAATTCTCTACGGCCCCTCCGGGATCACCAACCGCATGGCGTATCCAGAAGGGAAGGTCCTGCAGGTTATGGGGGGATCTGCCTCGATGCAGAAATTCATGGAAGCCCTCAACGCGCCGGAGAAATCGTCGCTGACCGCGCAAAACCAGCCCGCCTTTCAAAAAGCCCGCGCCCATGGTGCGGAAAAGGCGAATCTGGTAGCCCTCGTCGATGTCTCAGGCACCGTGATGCGGATTCTGAATATCTTTGCTGAGAGCCGAAAGCAGACAGGGCCCTTTGCTGAAAAACAGATCCGGGAACTGGGCATCCAGGACTCGTATCTGACCTTCAGCCTGACTACCGGAAAACAGTCACTCAGCACGAAAACCTATATTCCGGTTGAGAATCTGCAGAACGGGTTCAAAGTTTATTCGCTGATTTCCCGTCAGAAATAAGACAGGCACTCTCTTTTGTGGAAAAATACTGAAAAAATGTCGCCCTGCTTTTGAGTGGGGGACTCTGTTCGTAAGTTTTTGTGAGTAAATAGATTACAGATCTCCCGGTGGGGCGGCACAGATCCGGAATGTTCCGTTTCACCGGGGAATCCGTAAAACTTCTCTTGAAAGAATCGACATTTTTCCGAAAACTGTCAAAAATGAGCGAACCTTTGTCAGGGCATTGTTGTCATACTGGCAGAGGGATACTCCTGTTACTCATCATAACTGGTTTATCCGCTGAATTACCTGTGAACGGCTTGTGTCCGTTTTTTTCTTATGAGGCACGAGCCTCTCTTTTTATAGTCTCTTTCTCTGCGGTTTAACGCAGGAGGTGCACTGATGATTTTTTCTAAACAGAATCGTCGTTTCGTCGTCAAAGCAATTAACAACAGCGTGTTTGTCAAAGCAGCAGCTGTCGTGAAAGCGATTGATGTCGTCCGTGCCGCCCTCCGTACAGATGCGTTAAGCCCTCTAAGTGGAGAACGATTGTCGGAATCCGGTGGTATGCCGGGGTCCTCCCCGATGGGTTGGCATTGTTGTTGTCAACATCAACCCACAATGCATCTGCTCTATCAAAGATATATGCAGATAACGGGAACCCCCCTGACCACCGTGACCGGAACTGCTTCGTAAGCAGATTCCTGTTCCCTGCTTTTTAGCAGAAAATCGTTTACTCAAAGTGGTTGGTTAAAACGCGACAGCCTTTTAGCTGACCCTGCCACATTCACTGGCAAACGTAGCACGTTGGGCCCCTGGTGACCTGTGAAAGCGCACCCGCTTTTTCTCTGGTCTCGCGGCTGATTCAAACGCTGTTCCGTTTCTGGTTTGCATGTGCTTAACGAACCACTTTGAACTTCAATGAATTCAGAGTCCTGATTCAGGGACAGAGAAGAGATACTACAATGGAAGATCAGAACTTAATCGAGTTAGTTACGGCTGCTCAGAATGGAGATCGGGACGCCTTCGGTTCACTTGTTGTTCAATTTGAATCTACGGTCTTCGCGATCGTAATGAAGCGTCTGCGTAACCACGCTGAAGCCAGTGAAGTCACTCAGGATGTCTTCATCCAGGCCATGCGGAAACTGTCACAGCTGAATGCACCGGAGCGATTCGGTGGCTGGTTGCGGCAGATCGCCGTCCGGATGTCGATCAATCGAGCCGTTCGTCGGCCTAACGAATGCATTCAGAGCCCGGATACCTTCATCGTCCTGGACGATGAACCGGAAAACCCGCTGGACAAACTGCTGGAAAGCGAGCGGGCTACTGAACTGCGTGGCGGACTGGAATCGCTGGGTGAAGTCGACCGTCAGACCCTGATCTCATTCTACTTTAAGGGCCAGTCCCTGAAGGAAATGAGTGACGAGTTCGATCGGCCCATCGGGACGATCAAGCGTCGACTGCACACCGCACGTAATCGTCTGCGGGAAGCACTGTTGGACGTCCAGTCCGTATGAGTGACGTTCATGAAAGGAATCGAACCACGCCTGTGGAGGCCCGCCTCTGCAGGCGTTTTTTGTTGCGCGACTCCTGGCTTAAGGGAGTTCCAGGCCTGCGCGTCTCAGCAGGGATGT from Gimesia sp. harbors:
- a CDS encoding PmoA family protein, which gives rise to MKSLLRTIALLMLALFAGTETSLYAGPAVTLEVSAGKHDRQQTVISLPVPEPLQNQKQLTLVRLDDGKEVPVQIDASGSERTLVWILSKPLPAGTSRQYRLHAAQFTKPADQVTVVDDGSHLNVKVADKPVLTYNHAIVKAPKRDESYYDKSGYIHPLYTPSGKVITDDFNPDHAHQHGIMFSWRKILFEGRENNGWDQKSKLGKVAHSQVNSFTGGPVFGEIDTSIEHIDLTKKTGPVTMLNENWKVRVYALEKQFLFDIVSVQKCATEKPVTIDKIHYGGMTIRGHADWHTNHGYDYLTSEGKNKTNGNQSRPHWVEMYGPLGDETAGVAIFSAPTNFRSPQPVRLHPTMPYFCFAVASLDPFDIQSGQPYVSRYRFYVHDGKPSQEVDQRLWTDLAEPPEVKVISGP
- a CDS encoding sigma-70 family RNA polymerase sigma factor; amino-acid sequence: MEDQNLIELVTAAQNGDRDAFGSLVVQFESTVFAIVMKRLRNHAEASEVTQDVFIQAMRKLSQLNAPERFGGWLRQIAVRMSINRAVRRPNECIQSPDTFIVLDDEPENPLDKLLESERATELRGGLESLGEVDRQTLISFYFKGQSLKEMSDEFDRPIGTIKRRLHTARNRLREALLDVQSV